ttatattttggagatagtaaagttatcatctggtgttagtgcccgaggacgtaggtataatttaccgaacctcgttaaaactcttgtgttctttcttgtcctatttttctttcaatatttgagggtataatagtagtatttaattgtgctattaaattactatagaagggatattctgtctaaggaaagacttggtatttaagagatccatatgatccacctctctttcctgggaattgaattttgtgtgattttttagtacaataatttacacgcttccaaccctattggaacaacaaagACTTTATTCAAAAGCAATGATCTTTTCATTAAACTCTACGTATATGCTCAGAAACTGAAAGGAATTACCTTGTGGTGAACAATTGATTTGTCAAAAGCACAACCAACAGGAAATGTGTCACCTATAACACCAAGGATCATGATTAGAATCTAGACATAAGATTAGCCAACTGGGGTGTCACATTATTCTACAATAAGAATACTCACCTACAACAGCCCACTGAGGAAGCTCCCCAAAACCAGGATGAAGAAGCACCTTCCCAAGGTCTACAACCCCCAAATAGGAAACAAAGCATATGatcaataaaattttacaaattgtaaAAACGAGTCTCGTAGAATCTCATGAAATCGTACCATGGATAAGGCCAGTCAGGTGCATCCAGTCCTCATTAGGATAGTCTTTTCTGATAGCCTCAGCTGTTTGCAGCAAGTGTTCAATCTGAGGTTCATCCAAGTCGGGGTCACTCTCATCGATTACGTCGTTAAGAAGTTCACAGCATTCCCATATGCCCATCTCCATCTTGTTCAGTTTACCATACTCTGTTCTCATTCTCTTGACCTACAATTGAGTAAGTTCATGGGTCCATTAATGtacaatgtataaatatttaGCATAGTTTGCACCAACTAATTGGACACAGAAACAGCACAGGTTGCTTACAAAGTCAGAAGTCTGATTAATATGATTGGTCCGGTAGAAGTTCTCCACACCCTGTTGCCTCTCACTTTCAACATGATAATCTCTGTTTTCGTAAATAAAGTAGATTAATCAATCAACCAATCAATGATAAGACCTTTGGTCAGCAAAATAATGCAGGCCTGTTACATTTGTTTTATAACCATAGATAAAACTGATATGCCCTGACATCAAAAAACTCTCCAAATAATCAACAATTTCAGCATGAAAATCTATGTAACATTACAAATCCATGCCATAAACAGATATTTATAATCATCTAGTCTTATGTCTCTCTCATCTATCGGTATTGACAAAAGCAGATCCATGTTTTCCGGCTCGGACCAAAAAGTAATCGGATTTAGGTTCAAACAGACAATTTAGCTGCAATCTCTGTAGACAATGGCAGGGTAAAGGGAAAGATTTCCTTTGTCATTATTTCCTTGATGAGGAAATAAAGTAGACTTGATAGATTTGAATTTGTAGCATGTACACTATTCTATACCTTGTATTAGTTTTGTTATTTTGTCCATATTTAGATACTATTGTTACACTTATTTGttcatatattaatattagtTAGTTGCCCTTGGTTTGAAAAGAGAAAGATAGGCATGATGTAAGTAGGTATAAAGAGCTACCTAAAAGTTTGGCCAAAAGAGTTTGTCTGTGGCACCACAAATCCCCCATCCAACACCAGTTCATTGTCTGCATTATCGAGCTTGTTAACCCCTGCTTCAACACCTGAGATAAAGggaggaaggaaaaaaaaaacagaattactAAAAGAATCTTCTATACTGTTAAAGGGTCATCAATCATTCTTGaacctcaatttattatttctttatataGACCGATGATCAGCTTACCAGCAAAATCACAGCATTTACTTTAAACAAATATTATGAACAAGAAATAGAAAAACTCTAGCACCCCAGAAATTATTTTGAACATATAAAACTATCAAAACAACATTGAAGAAATGTTTTCTtgggaaagaaaaaacaaaaagcaATGGAAACCATAAAGAAATACCAAGCTCGGGTTGATCAATGAGGATAGTCATTGTGATCAAGAGAGAAGCTCAATGCCTCCACTGAACTAAGAGGAAAGAAAACAATGGAAGCTGAGAGAATTTATGGGAATTGAATTCAAGGTTTTGTTGCAGAGTAGGCCAAGAAAAAGGGTTGGTATATATAACCAGTCAGAAGAAGCCCTTTCCTGAAAAATATAAACTTACGTCCCTTACTATAATTTACAACATTTTTTGTCCCAAAAATGAAATTTGCAAATTTTATTTCTTAGGGAAATTAATAAGTATCGTCATTAATATTTTAGGAGAATACTGTAACTGGCAGAGTCCTATCCCATACAAGTTGGCATATGAGAGGCAGAAGATGAGATAGAGAAATAAAGAGGGCATCAGTTGTTGGGTTGtgttatttctatttaataatttatgggAGGGATTAAATTAGTTTGGTGAAGCGGTTAAATAATAGCACTtcctttaataaattaattatgaagataatcttacacatttttgtaatttttttaaagctaTTATTATTCAGCTAATATCAAAATCGGAACCTCGTATCCCTCAACAAtatctttgtaattttttaaatcactagaatttaaaaatattaaatgtttaatccacaaattttaaattattataataatatcaaTTTGGATAAATgtaaaaacattatttttaatttaaattataacatattttaataataatacaatttttttaactattttatcatatataaatagtaataccAGAACATCAAATAAAACTGATTCAAGTTCAAACATGGACATGATTTTTCTAGGGAATCAGGAGGTGACCCGTTAAAACATTTAACACAATCACACTAACTTATTTGGCAAActaataaaaatgttttttttttctttaaaagatTAACCCatattataaatacatttttatttttaaatttttttataatatctttaaaaaataacttttttgaaaagtataatttaaaataaatattagtatTTGGTAGATtgctaataaaatattttaattttacaagtaagatttaaatatttcttttttttaaatattatcattttttaatttttttattatacatatatgtcaACTTTAGAACTCTATTTTTATAATACAAAAgcgtgaaaaaaattatattcaaatatatttataaaaaaaatgtaataaacaAATGACTCCGGTGAAAATGAGGCTCTGGAAATCATTATGTTCTTGgtttaagttttaatattttgggatatgttttgagtttgaattattttttttataaattttatataaaatatataaaaaaataaattattcttattataatatttgttatattttaagtaaaatgatttttaattattttccaaataaattaatgtttttattgagTCTACTTTAATTTAGTCAACCATTTAAAGttagtaaatatataaaataggggCTAGAAAAATTTTTGGGGACcggaattataatttttaaaagagtaaattaaatttgttaatattttagGGGTAAAgcgtaattttaccattactaatttaaatttttgtaaattataaataggtctaaatgaaaatttttctattttaggtcCTTGCCATCTCTCCGATTTCTTTATTGATATAAAgtaatgtttaaaaatatatttaactaatgaaaaattcactttttttaaaaaattttatttactcTTATATTGTATATTAGtgtgaaaaaaattattgataaatgAATTTCAAGCGTACAATgaacataataattatttaaatattataaaaatgaaaatagttgACCGATCATGCTAAAAATAtcgatttttatatataaaaaaaactctaGGACAAATGTTTATATCATCTTTCAGTGTTATGTTTTAAACAAAAGTTTTGACGCAGTGCATAACTCTatttaatttctgatttttttttatgttttaagatttaagcgtttaatttttgtttattttgatttatattttaatttttatggaaatatcggagaaaagaaaagtgaaaactATTTTTAACAACTTTTTTGTGATTTGGGTCCATTTAAAGATTTCTAACTTATCACACTTCAATGTTTTGATTATAACTCCACCTACAAAACTTCACTTCAAGCCCATAATATACTTTTAAAAGAGGTGTGAAAGATTTCATCCCACAAAAGCCTAAAATCATTATAATAATAAAGACCTTGAAGTTTATGATAGAAAATTGTCAAAACCGGGGAAAAATCTGCTTTAATTGATTAAAGGTGATATTGTCTTTTCTACCATTATGTGAATTTTAgcgtataaatatatattattacatcAAAATTAAACccacaatattattttatttttattgtttttctctAAACATGAGTTCTAGATTTTGTTTGTAGcgaaaagaatttcaaaattttaattattcaagtttatgaaatatatatcatgttttaattacaaatattcatACTTATTTAAAAAAGGTATTATATTTGATAGCTTAAAATATTAGCTTTGTCAATCCaaatctttaaatttataattattttattattataatagttATAATGAATCACGTGATTAGATATAAgctaaatatgtaaatatatgatATGGTCTAAATGATCCCATTTGTATGCCTTTATTGGTTAGAATTATTAagattgtcaaaattttaatGGTAATGATGTTAGAAAAAATGAATCTTCGGCCCTTTATTATAgaattatttgttaataaggaaaaataattttaactagcatccattttaagtgaaataatttcaattaattttgaaGGTAAGGAAATAGTGATTGCtaagaattaatttattaaatcatattaaaTTTATCTTTACATCAATCAcaaatttataaatcaaaattgaaatttctcTTTTCGCTAAATTctcattatattaattaaaaaatctattaataatttttcttttgacaaattttagttttgaactttaattagaatttaaattattttttatttttatgttaaagaaataaaattatcataattttctaaagACCAGACGATGCATATTGCTAAATAtatagaaaatgaaaaattatttggCTGGTTTCGAAATTCGAAATCACAAAATTGTGGTTTTAAATGTGCAcgattttattatgatgaaaatgaTTGCCGTCATGGTCGAGTCAGCTTTGCGTTGGACAACACCAATTTGATAGCAGTAATTTGGTTAAGAGGGGACCTACGCGGTTGGATCCACCCGGCGTGGCACTCTATCAAGACTTGTACTAtttgtctttctttttaatttttaagtcgTATTATTTCGTACCACAGTTGACAGTCAGGGGAAAAACTAGGGGTTCGCAGAAtagcttaaaataaaaaaaaaataaaaaatttaaattttttaaaattttaaattaatattttaactctcttaaaaatataaatctaatttttaaaaaattataaaatataataagttataatttaatttagagtCGACTTAAAAATGTTGCTCCTCTTGACAGTAGTAGTAGTAGTATTAGTGATAGCCTATCCATCACCACAAATAACAGAGGGGGTAGGTAGCTGCCTAACATTCAACCCTTTGCCTTACAATATACCTAAACCACACGATGGGGGAGAACTTGGCATACCCTTTGCCTTGCATTACACCCTACTCTCAGTTCGACACGTCTGCACACTCCTTTTTTCTATTGGCTAAAAGGCCACGAATCTTCCGCGTTGCCGCTACTTCATTGTTACCTGCTCTTTTTTGGGAATCTATTTTGTCCGAAAAATTTTacttattaaaatgaattttaatccATTCAATAAACTTCTTATTTTATACACGAGATAAATCTTTTTAATTcctaattaattcaaaataaaattttgattgatattGAATTTTGAGATCATTACTTTCTCTGgctataaaataacaataattatcaaAAACTCTTTTGTTGTGAATTTTCTTTGGAATgattgctaaaaatataaatatatatatttgctttatgttaaaataatttgagtattgataaatgatataaaatatatcaGATAGTGATAACTTATATATTGATAAGTTTATGGTGAAAGAAAAAGGGAGGCTTTTTTTTCCATTGCCTTCCAGTGGGGAAATGAATTTAATTTGTCTTCAAGTGGGAGAATGATAAATACACTGAAGTTGTCAATATTAAGCGCAATACAATTGTATGGCATCAAATGAAGAAAACAAAAGCACACATGAAATGTGATCATATACAATACTATGATACCAACACAAGCACGTAACATAGATTTCCTAACATttataccatacaaataattaaCATATCAATAAATATTTCAAGCATAACACCTCTTTgtagttttcaaaaaaaaatatcaattaaatctTTTCAAACTTTTTACATCCGATTGAGTCACTGCTTTAATTGACGGTTAAAAATTAACGACAATACTAATGTCGCTGTCAACATACACAATGTCAgcaagaataaaaatatatatatttaaaataagtgcACAATAAATCTAGACAAATTATTGTACAAGTTCATTTGCATCTAGGCACCTTTTATATAATTCtatgattttaattaatttctaatgatttttataaattattttatttaaatttataaaattttttggtttttaataGATTCCTAATCatctttataaatattaataattttagtgatttatGGACAAAGATTTATCTAGACTCAGTGgtgtacttattttttttattttaccacGTCAGCAATCGATACTAATGTGGAATCTATTAATGGCCACGTCaacattgttattattttctgatgATCAACGTTGGTTAAAGGtctcatttttcaaaattgtCAGTTCATGGGATCAATTGGGTTTAAAAAAATTGGAGGAacttaattaatgttttttttattaaagtttgaAGGCTTATTTTACCAATAAACCTATACATAAATATAACACAACAAAATAAAATGAACCATCAACTTTATAATACAATTTATAGGGACAAATTGTTAACCTATTATCTTTATGATAATAGGTTAGGATTAACGTTAGTGTGAGAATTACTAGATTCGACTAGGGAGAGTGATATTGTTTGTTGGGAACCATTAAAAAATTATCTTTCATGCTTGTAAGtgcatattttttaatgtttaagaaATGTTTGTCAAGGTCGAGCTCGAACTCTCATTTCTAGACATACATTTGGAGATCTAAACTACCTCCAAAACTAAAAATATTCTTTTAGAAATGTGGACTTATAGTTGTCCCAACAAAATCTTTCCTCCGACATAGAAAATTCATGGTAGAGGATTTATGCCCATTGTGCTCTAATTCTCAAGAAGATATCCAACATGTACTTAAGGATTGCCAAATTCCTTGGAATTTATGGTGTTCCATTTTTGCTTTTGCCAAAGTTTCCCCCATTCTTGGTGTCGAGTGGAGGATATCTCTCTTCCAAGGTTTGGGCAATTAAGCTAAAAATCCCTTTTAATGTCTTATTCACTTTTACATTTGTGGGAGGTTTGACTTACTCACAACACTTTGGTCTTTGGAGATGATCGCCCTAAAGATCATCTCATTGATAAAGTTAATATTGAAGTGTAGGGTTCTTTGCCCTTTCTCTAGcgacaaataaaaaaaagatttacCCTGTTTTGTTTTGGTGTCTTGGAAACCATCTCTAGTGGTCTGGTTTAAACTTAATATTGATGGATCTTcaatagaaaattttggaagagtgAGGGTTGGAGTTCTCATTAGGAACCATTATAGTGACTGGATAATTGGAGCTTATCGACATATCCCAAGAGCCATCATTGTTGAGATAGAATTATGAGCCTTAAGAGATGGGCTATCTATAGCTAAGGACTTGAACATTACTCAACTTGAGATAAAAGTGGATTTTACTACCAATATACAATTTATATCTATTAATCAGAGTTTTTGAAGTGGTTGTCAATGTCAAGTGTCTACTTTCTCTATCACTACATCAAACACATAGCTTGCCTTATTTGTTGCCATATTTGATcagaatattttgataatttgctTGCATCTTTTTGAGGATATTGTGTAGCCAATCTTGTATTTATCATTAGAGAAAAGACTGAATTAAGCAAGATTATTTTTCAAGGATTTTTATGTGGTCTACTTACCTTATATATTTAGATATGCAATCCATGAAGATATAAG
The genomic region above belongs to Gossypium hirsutum isolate 1008001.06 chromosome D05, Gossypium_hirsutum_v2.1, whole genome shotgun sequence and contains:
- the LOC107906127 gene encoding inositol oxygenase 1 isoform X2; its protein translation is MTILIDQPELGVEAGVNKLDNADNELVLDGGFVVPQTNSFGQTFRDYHVESERQQGVENFYRTNHINQTSDFVKRMRTEYGKLNKMEMGIWECCELLNDVIDESDPDLDEPQIEHLLQTAEAIRKDYPNEDWMHLTGLIHDLGKVLLHPGFGELPQWAVVGDTFPVGCAFDKSIVHHKVAKGNNTTLPPAALFIIRYHSFYALHKSGAYRHLMNEEDTENLKWLQIFNKYDLYSKSKVRIDIEKVKPYYLSLIEKYFPAKLRW
- the LOC107906127 gene encoding inositol oxygenase 1 isoform X1, with the protein product MTILIDQPELGVEAGVNKLDNADNELVLDGGFVVPQTNSFGQTFRDYHVESERQQGVENFYRTNHINQTSDFVKRMRTEYGKLNKMEMGIWECCELLNDVIDESDPDLDEPQIEHLLQTAEAIRKDYPNEDWMHLTGLIHDLGKVLLHPGFGELPQWAVVGDTFPVGCAFDKSIVHHKYFEENPDYHNSDYNTKYGVYLEGCGLNNVMMSWGHDDYMYLVAKGNNTTLPPAALFIIRYHSFYALHKSGAYRHLMNEEDTENLKWLQIFNKYDLYSKSKVRIDIEKVKPYYLSLIEKYFPAKLRW